From Pantoea sp. Ep11b, the proteins below share one genomic window:
- the accC gene encoding acetyl-CoA carboxylase biotin carboxylase subunit — MLDKIVIANRGEIALRILRACKELGIKTVAVHSSADRDLKHVLLADETVCIGPAQSVKSYLNIPALISAAEITGAVAIHPGYGFLSENADFAEQVERSGFIFIGPKAETIRLMGDKVSAINAMKKAGVPTVPGSDGSLTDDMEKNRAFAKRIGYPVIIKASGGGGGRGMRVVRSDKDLEQSINMTKAEAKAAFNNDMVYMEKYLENPRHIEIQVLADGQGNAIYLGERDCSMQRRHQKVVEEAPGPGITPELRSFIGNRCAKACIEIGYRGAGTFEFLYENGEFYFIEMNTRIQVEHPVTEMITGVDLIKEQLRIAAGQPLSIKQDEVVIRGHAVECRINAEDPVTFLPSPGKITRFHAPGGFGVRWESHIYSGYTVPPYYDSMIGKLITYGETRDVAIARMKNALAELIIDGIKTNVDLQMKIMSDENFQHGGTNIHYLEKKLGLHEK; from the coding sequence ATGCTGGATAAAATTGTTATTGCTAACCGCGGTGAGATTGCGCTGCGCATTCTGCGTGCCTGTAAAGAACTGGGCATCAAGACTGTTGCGGTACACTCAAGCGCGGATCGTGACCTGAAGCATGTGCTGCTGGCAGACGAAACCGTCTGCATCGGCCCTGCGCAGTCAGTTAAAAGTTATCTCAACATCCCGGCGCTGATCTCTGCTGCAGAGATCACGGGCGCAGTCGCGATTCACCCGGGCTACGGCTTCCTGTCTGAGAATGCCGATTTTGCCGAGCAGGTTGAGCGCTCTGGTTTTATCTTCATCGGTCCGAAAGCCGAAACGATTCGTCTGATGGGCGACAAAGTTTCTGCGATCAACGCGATGAAGAAAGCTGGCGTCCCGACCGTACCGGGCTCTGACGGTTCGCTGACGGATGACATGGAAAAGAACCGTGCCTTTGCTAAGCGCATCGGCTATCCGGTCATCATCAAAGCGTCTGGCGGCGGCGGCGGTCGTGGTATGCGCGTCGTGCGCAGCGACAAAGATCTGGAACAGTCCATCAACATGACGAAAGCGGAAGCCAAAGCGGCTTTCAACAACGACATGGTGTACATGGAGAAGTATCTGGAGAATCCGCGTCATATCGAGATTCAGGTTCTGGCCGATGGTCAGGGCAACGCGATCTATCTGGGCGAGCGCGACTGCTCCATGCAGCGTCGTCACCAGAAAGTGGTCGAAGAAGCACCAGGTCCGGGCATCACGCCGGAGCTGCGCAGCTTCATCGGCAATCGCTGTGCAAAAGCCTGTATTGAGATCGGCTATCGTGGCGCAGGCACCTTCGAGTTCCTGTATGAAAACGGTGAGTTCTACTTCATTGAAATGAACACCCGTATTCAGGTGGAACATCCGGTGACAGAGATGATCACCGGTGTGGATCTGATCAAAGAGCAGCTGCGTATTGCTGCCGGTCAGCCCCTGTCGATCAAACAGGATGAAGTGGTGATTCGCGGACATGCGGTTGAGTGCCGTATCAACGCCGAAGATCCGGTGACCTTCCTGCCAAGCCCGGGTAAAATCACCCGCTTCCACGCGCCAGGCGGTTTTGGCGTGCGCTGGGAGTCGCACATTTACTCAGGCTACACCGTGCCGCCTTATTACGATTCCATGATCGGCAAGCTGATCACCTACGGCGAAACGCGTGACGTGGCCATCGCCCGCATGAAGAATGCGCTGGCGGAACTGATCATCGACGGTATCAAGACCAACGTTGATCTGCAGATGAAAATCATGTCCGATGAGAATTTCCAGCACGGTGGAACCAATATCCACTATCTGGAGAAAAAACTCGGCTTGCACGAGAAGTAA
- the mreB gene encoding rod shape-determining protein MreB → MFKKFRGMFSNDLSIDLGTANTLIYVKGQGIVLNEPSVVAIRQDRAGSPKSVAAVGHDAKQMLGRTPGNIAAIRPMKDGVIADFFVTEKMLQHFIKQVHSNSFMRPSPRVLVCVPVGATQVERRAIRESAQGAGAREVFLIEEPMAAAIGAGLPVSEATGSMVVDIGGGTTEVAVISLNGVVYSSSVRIGGDRFDEAIINYVRRNYGSLIGEATAERIKHEIGSAYPGDEVREIEVRGRNLAEGVPRGFTLNSNEILEALQEPLTGIVSAVMVALEQCPPELASDISERGMVLTGGGALLRNLDRLLMEETGIPVVVAEDPLTCVARGGGKALEMIDMHGGDLFSEE, encoded by the coding sequence ATGTTTAAAAAATTTCGTGGCATGTTTTCCAACGACCTGTCCATTGACCTGGGTACTGCGAATACCCTGATTTATGTAAAAGGACAGGGCATCGTGCTGAACGAGCCTTCCGTTGTCGCTATCCGACAGGACCGTGCCGGTTCACCGAAAAGTGTCGCGGCCGTGGGTCATGACGCCAAACAGATGCTTGGCCGTACGCCCGGCAATATTGCCGCTATCCGTCCGATGAAAGATGGTGTTATCGCTGACTTCTTCGTGACCGAAAAGATGCTGCAGCACTTCATCAAACAGGTTCACAGCAACAGCTTTATGCGTCCCAGCCCACGTGTGCTGGTCTGTGTCCCCGTCGGAGCAACCCAGGTTGAACGCCGCGCCATCCGTGAGTCCGCCCAGGGCGCAGGCGCTCGCGAAGTCTTCCTGATTGAAGAGCCGATGGCTGCCGCGATCGGTGCAGGTCTGCCCGTGTCAGAAGCGACCGGTTCAATGGTCGTCGATATTGGTGGCGGTACCACTGAAGTCGCCGTGATCTCCCTGAACGGCGTGGTTTACTCCTCCTCGGTCCGTATTGGCGGCGATCGTTTCGATGAAGCTATTATTAATTATGTGCGTCGTAACTACGGTTCACTGATTGGTGAAGCGACCGCAGAACGCATTAAGCATGAGATCGGTTCTGCCTATCCGGGCGACGAAGTCCGTGAAATCGAAGTGCGCGGCCGTAACCTGGCCGAGGGTGTGCCGCGTGGTTTCACGCTGAACTCCAACGAAATTCTGGAAGCGCTGCAGGAGCCGTTAACCGGCATCGTGAGTGCGGTGATGGTTGCCCTTGAGCAGTGTCCGCCTGAGCTGGCCTCTGACATCTCAGAGCGCGGCATGGTGCTGACCGGTGGTGGCGCGTTACTGCGCAACCTGGATCGTCTGCTGATGGAAGAGACGGGCATTCCGGTCGTGGTAGCTGAAGATCCGCTGACCTGCGTGGCACGCGGTGGCGGCAAGGCGCTGGAAATGATCGACATGCATGGCGGCGATTTGTTCAGCGAAGAATAA
- the mreC gene encoding rod shape-determining protein MreC produces MKPIFSRGPSLQLRLFLAVIVAIAIIIADSRVGSFTQIRNYLDTSVSPFYFLANGPRQLLDGVSESLASRQQLEQENKALRRELFLKNSNLLMLGQYKQENARLRELLGSPLRQDEQKMVTQVISTGTDPYTDQVVIDKGSVNGVYEGQPVISDKGVVGQVIAVGQLTSRVLLICDASHALPIQVLRNDIRVIAAGNGCTEDLQLEHLPGNTDIRVGDVLVTSGIGGRFPEGYPVGVVSSVKVDTQRAYTVIQAHPTAGLQRLRYLLLLWGADRNGDMPLPQDEVHRVANERLMQMMPQVLPPAGEMGPPAPSTQMGPPAPSTSSSSSGQSGTSRSRGGQP; encoded by the coding sequence ATGAAGCCGATTTTTAGCAGGGGGCCTTCCCTGCAGTTGCGTCTTTTTCTGGCGGTTATTGTGGCCATTGCCATCATCATCGCCGACAGTCGTGTGGGCTCTTTCACCCAAATACGCAACTATCTGGATACGTCGGTCAGCCCGTTTTACTTCCTGGCCAATGGGCCACGTCAGCTGCTGGATGGCGTGTCAGAGTCGCTGGCGTCCCGTCAGCAGCTGGAGCAGGAAAACAAAGCCTTACGTCGTGAGCTCTTCCTGAAAAACAGTAACCTGCTAATGCTGGGGCAATATAAGCAGGAAAACGCACGTCTGCGTGAACTGCTGGGTTCACCGCTGCGCCAGGATGAGCAAAAGATGGTGACGCAGGTCATTTCGACCGGCACCGATCCTTATACGGACCAGGTGGTGATCGACAAAGGCAGCGTTAACGGCGTCTATGAAGGACAGCCGGTGATCAGTGATAAAGGCGTGGTCGGTCAGGTTATTGCGGTCGGGCAGCTCACCAGTCGCGTGCTGCTGATCTGCGATGCCTCTCATGCTCTGCCGATTCAGGTTCTGCGCAATGACATTCGTGTGATTGCGGCGGGTAACGGCTGTACCGAAGATCTCCAGCTTGAGCATCTGCCGGGGAATACGGATATCCGGGTCGGCGATGTGCTGGTCACGTCCGGCATCGGTGGTCGCTTCCCTGAGGGCTATCCGGTCGGGGTGGTCTCCTCGGTGAAAGTGGATACTCAGCGCGCCTACACGGTGATTCAGGCCCATCCGACCGCCGGGCTGCAGCGTCTGCGTTATCTGCTGCTGTTATGGGGAGCGGATCGCAATGGCGATATGCCGCTGCCGCAGGATGAAGTTCATCGCGTGGCGAATGAGCGTCTGATGCAGATGATGCCGCAGGTTTTACCGCCTGCAGGTGAAATGGGCCCGCCTGCGCCTTCCACGCAGATGGGACCGCCTGCACCTTCCACCAGCAGCAGCAGTAGCGGGCAGAGCGGCACCTCGCGTTCACGCGGGGGCCAGCCTTGA
- the accB gene encoding acetyl-CoA carboxylase biotin carboxyl carrier protein, whose amino-acid sequence MDIRKIKKLIELVEESGISELEISEGEESVRISRAPANSGYPMMQQAYAAPVQQPALATAVAPVAAVADAAPAEISGHIVRSPMVGTFYRTPSPDAKAFVEVGQKVNAGDTLCIVEAMKMMNQIEADKSGVVKAILVESGQPVEFDEPLVIIE is encoded by the coding sequence ATGGATATTCGTAAAATTAAAAAACTGATCGAACTGGTTGAAGAGTCTGGCATTTCTGAGCTGGAAATCTCTGAAGGTGAAGAATCCGTTCGCATCAGCCGTGCACCTGCAAATAGCGGTTACCCGATGATGCAGCAGGCTTACGCTGCCCCTGTTCAGCAGCCTGCGCTGGCGACGGCGGTTGCGCCTGTTGCGGCGGTTGCCGACGCGGCACCGGCTGAAATCAGCGGTCACATCGTGCGTTCACCGATGGTCGGTACCTTCTACCGCACGCCGAGCCCGGATGCGAAAGCCTTTGTGGAAGTCGGTCAGAAAGTGAATGCGGGCGATACCCTGTGCATCGTCGAAGCCATGAAAATGATGAACCAGATCGAAGCAGACAAATCAGGCGTGGTGAAAGCGATCCTGGTTGAGAGCGGTCAGCCGGTCGAATTTGACGAGCCACTGGTTATCATCGAGTAA
- the aroQ gene encoding type II 3-dehydroquinate dehydratase, whose amino-acid sequence MAHKLHILLLNGPNLNLLGTREPEKYGHTTLRQIVDDLTRQADQLNVELSHLQSNAEFQLIDRIHEAKGNVDYIIINPAAFTHTSVALRDALLAVEIPFIEVHLSNVHAREPFRHHSYLSDVSAGVICGLGADGYTWALQTAVKRLSQTN is encoded by the coding sequence ATGGCGCATAAATTACATATTCTGCTTTTGAACGGACCCAACCTTAACCTGCTGGGAACCCGCGAACCTGAGAAGTATGGTCACACCACGCTGCGTCAGATTGTTGACGATCTGACACGCCAGGCAGACCAGCTGAATGTGGAGTTGAGCCACCTGCAAAGCAATGCTGAATTTCAGCTGATTGATCGCATTCATGAGGCCAAAGGCAATGTGGATTACATCATCATTAATCCTGCCGCGTTTACCCATACCAGTGTCGCACTGCGTGATGCCTTGTTAGCGGTAGAAATACCCTTTATCGAGGTTCATCTCTCCAATGTGCATGCCCGCGAGCCCTTCCGTCATCACTCCTATCTTTCTGATGTTTCTGCTGGCGTGATCTGTGGGCTTGGCGCTGACGGCTACACATGGGCTTTACAAACGGCAGTCAAACGCCTGTCTCAAACTAATTAA
- the msrQ gene encoding protein-methionine-sulfoxide reductase heme-binding subunit MsrQ: MRLTLKQIVWLKVILHLAAFLPLVYLILAAMQGGLSADPAKDIQHFTGRMALKLLLGTLLVSPLARYGKQPLLIRTRRLLGVWTFVWASLHLLSYYLLELGIDNLRLLGSELISRPYLTLGIISWLILLALALTSFQRAQRKLGKRWQTLHNLVYLVAILAPIHYIWSVKILSPQPLIYALLAAILLVWRYKKFLKGWPR; encoded by the coding sequence GTGCGCCTGACACTGAAACAGATCGTGTGGCTCAAGGTGATCCTGCATCTGGCGGCCTTTCTGCCGCTGGTCTATCTGATCCTTGCCGCGATGCAGGGTGGACTGAGCGCGGATCCGGCCAAAGATATTCAGCACTTTACCGGCCGGATGGCGCTGAAGCTGCTGCTGGGTACGCTGCTGGTTTCACCGCTGGCCCGTTACGGTAAACAGCCGCTGTTAATCCGCACCCGTCGTCTGCTGGGCGTCTGGACATTTGTCTGGGCCTCTCTCCACCTGCTGAGTTACTACCTGCTGGAACTGGGCATCGATAACCTGCGTCTGCTGGGCAGCGAGCTGATCTCCCGGCCTTATCTGACGCTGGGCATTATCAGCTGGCTGATCTTGCTGGCCCTGGCGTTGACCTCGTTTCAGCGCGCGCAGCGCAAACTCGGCAAACGCTGGCAGACCCTGCATAATCTGGTCTATCTGGTCGCTATCCTGGCGCCGATCCACTATATCTGGTCGGTAAAAATCCTCTCCCCCCAGCCACTTATCTATGCGCTGCTGGCGGCGATACTGTTAGTTTGGCGTTACAAAAAATTCCTCAAAGGGTGGCCCCGTTAG
- the csrD gene encoding RNase E specificity factor CsrD, producing MRLTTKLSAIITFLSLLAMSLMLAGCVFSVIWFSHERVEHRAQALATEVDQAMFTQTPSEIQRWLVRMMPVMNAEQILLHNGRQTFLTLSRHENPMLEDEPNRFIQVDVPLMHQTGLALRVVTLDPARTWLGSITGTSTLSLLFAIILVMSLTLLMMHRWLTRQWRGMEHLEARAEAIISGERGVMPERAMDEWPPRASRALDVLLADLQEAGEQRLRIDTLIRTFAAQDGRTGLNNRLFFDNQLATLLEDQENVGTHGVVMMIRLPDLDTLRDALEPGLPEEYLFNFVNMLSTFVLRYPGALLARYFRSDFAVLLPHRSLKEANAIADQLINAVDSLPPMRLVNRDDLIHIGISAWCSGQTVPQVMENVEMATRRATLLGGNNWTNGAGNPQDAGRGSVRWRTLLENTLSRGGPRLYHKPAVNLEGKVQHRVMLTRIFDGDKEVLAAEYMPLVQQLGMAESWDRQLMTRIAALSELWPEETLVIPVTINSLLQRPFVLWLQNMLLQCPKSQRKRFLFELAEADVCQHINRLAPVFRALKAFGCRIAVNQAGLTVVSSAYIRQLPLEVIKLDAGLVRNIERRTENQLFVQSLLEVCKSTGVRVFAAGVRTKAEWQTLAALGVAGGQGDLFAPSLPVNSNVKKYSQRYRI from the coding sequence ATGCGACTAACCACAAAATTATCGGCGATTATTACGTTTTTAAGCCTGCTGGCCATGTCACTGATGCTGGCGGGCTGCGTATTCAGCGTGATCTGGTTCAGTCATGAACGGGTTGAACATCGGGCGCAGGCGCTGGCCACGGAAGTGGATCAGGCGATGTTCACCCAGACGCCGTCAGAGATACAACGCTGGCTGGTGCGCATGATGCCGGTCATGAATGCCGAGCAGATCCTGCTTCACAACGGCAGGCAGACGTTTCTCACCCTCTCACGACATGAAAACCCGATGCTGGAAGATGAGCCTAACCGGTTTATCCAGGTTGATGTGCCGTTGATGCATCAGACCGGACTGGCACTGCGGGTCGTCACCCTCGATCCCGCCAGAACCTGGCTGGGCTCGATCACCGGCACCTCCACGCTGAGTCTGCTGTTTGCCATCATACTGGTAATGAGCCTGACGCTGCTGATGATGCATCGCTGGCTCACGCGTCAGTGGCGCGGCATGGAGCATCTTGAAGCGCGGGCCGAGGCGATTATCAGCGGAGAGCGGGGCGTGATGCCGGAGCGCGCCATGGATGAGTGGCCACCCCGCGCCAGCCGCGCACTGGATGTGCTGCTGGCCGATCTGCAGGAGGCGGGCGAACAGCGTCTGCGTATCGACACGCTGATCCGCACCTTTGCCGCCCAGGATGGCCGCACCGGCCTGAATAACCGGCTCTTCTTCGATAACCAGCTGGCGACGCTGCTGGAGGATCAGGAAAATGTCGGCACCCACGGCGTGGTGATGATGATCCGTCTGCCTGATCTGGACACGCTGAGAGACGCTCTGGAGCCGGGGCTGCCAGAGGAGTACCTCTTTAACTTCGTCAATATGCTTTCCACTTTTGTGCTGCGCTATCCCGGCGCACTCCTGGCGCGCTACTTCCGCAGCGATTTCGCCGTACTGCTGCCGCATCGCAGTCTTAAAGAGGCCAACGCGATCGCCGATCAGCTGATCAATGCGGTGGACTCTCTGCCGCCGATGCGGCTGGTGAACCGGGATGACCTGATTCATATCGGTATCAGCGCCTGGTGCAGCGGTCAGACGGTGCCACAGGTGATGGAAAATGTTGAGATGGCGACGCGTCGCGCGACGCTGCTGGGCGGCAACAACTGGACCAACGGCGCCGGTAATCCGCAGGATGCCGGGCGGGGAAGCGTACGCTGGCGGACGCTGCTGGAGAATACGCTGAGTCGGGGCGGGCCACGGCTCTACCATAAGCCCGCCGTCAACCTCGAAGGCAAGGTGCAGCATCGGGTCATGCTGACCCGCATCTTCGACGGCGATAAAGAGGTACTGGCCGCGGAGTATATGCCACTGGTACAGCAGCTCGGCATGGCGGAGAGCTGGGATCGCCAGCTGATGACTCGCATCGCGGCGCTCTCTGAACTCTGGCCCGAAGAGACGCTGGTGATCCCGGTGACGATTAACTCACTTCTGCAGCGCCCCTTCGTGCTCTGGCTGCAGAACATGCTGCTGCAGTGCCCGAAATCGCAAAGAAAACGATTTTTATTTGAACTTGCCGAGGCAGATGTTTGTCAACACATCAACCGGTTAGCGCCGGTATTCCGTGCGCTGAAGGCTTTTGGCTGCCGGATTGCGGTGAATCAGGCCGGTTTAACCGTGGTCAGTAGCGCCTATATACGGCAGCTGCCGCTGGAAGTGATCAAGCTGGATGCCGGTCTGGTGCGCAACATCGAGCGGCGGACCGAAAATCAGCTGTTCGTGCAGAGTCTGCTGGAAGTCTGTAAGAGTACGGGTGTGCGGGTGTTTGCTGCCGGCGTCCGGACGAAAGCCGAGTGGCAGACGCTGGCGGCGCTGGGTGTGGCTGGCGGTCAGGGCGATCTTTTTGCCCCTTCGCTTCCGGTTAACAGTAACGTGAAAAAGTATTCACAACGTTACCGTATTTAA
- the msrP gene encoding protein-methionine-sulfoxide reductase catalytic subunit MsrP gives MKRTPYLTEGDVTPESIFNMKRRQVLKTLGLSAAAMGMPGMANADILSWFKGNDRPAAPAGRPLEFTRPAQYQADLTLTPADKVSGYNNFYEFGLDKADPAANAGTLKTEPWKLTIDGEVAKPVTLDMDDIFKKFAMEQRIYRMRCVEAWSMVVPWIGFELNKLLSLAEPTSKARFVAFQTLYDPEQMPGQKDRFIGGGLNYPYVEGLRLDEAMHPLTILTTGVYGKALPPQNGAPIRLTVPWKYGFKGIKSIVKITLTATQPPTTWNQIAADEYGFYANVNPHVNHPRWSQATERFIGPGGTLKVERQPTLLFNGYADQVASLYRGMDLRENY, from the coding sequence ATGAAACGCACACCCTATCTGACCGAAGGCGACGTAACGCCGGAAAGCATTTTTAATATGAAGCGCCGTCAGGTGCTGAAAACGCTGGGACTCAGCGCGGCGGCGATGGGGATGCCGGGCATGGCAAATGCCGACATTCTCAGCTGGTTTAAAGGCAACGATCGCCCGGCCGCCCCCGCAGGCCGGCCGCTGGAGTTCACCAGACCCGCGCAATATCAGGCCGACCTCACCTTAACGCCCGCAGATAAAGTTTCCGGCTATAACAACTTCTATGAGTTCGGGCTGGACAAGGCCGACCCCGCCGCCAATGCCGGAACCCTGAAAACGGAGCCATGGAAACTGACCATTGACGGGGAAGTCGCGAAGCCGGTGACGCTGGATATGGATGACATCTTTAAAAAGTTCGCCATGGAGCAGCGGATCTATCGCATGCGCTGCGTCGAAGCCTGGTCGATGGTGGTGCCCTGGATAGGCTTTGAACTGAATAAGCTGCTCTCTCTGGCGGAACCCACCAGCAAGGCGCGCTTTGTTGCTTTCCAGACCCTCTACGATCCTGAGCAGATGCCGGGCCAGAAAGATCGTTTTATCGGTGGCGGCCTCAACTATCCCTATGTCGAGGGTCTGCGTCTGGATGAGGCGATGCATCCGCTGACGATACTGACGACCGGGGTCTATGGTAAAGCGCTGCCTCCGCAGAATGGTGCGCCGATTCGGCTGACCGTGCCGTGGAAGTATGGTTTCAAGGGCATCAAGTCGATCGTCAAAATTACGCTGACCGCGACACAGCCGCCGACCACCTGGAACCAGATCGCCGCCGATGAGTATGGTTTTTATGCCAATGTGAACCCGCATGTTAACCATCCGCGCTGGTCGCAGGCGACCGAGCGTTTCATTGGTCCGGGCGGCACGCTGAAGGTTGAACGTCAACCCACCCTGCTGTTCAACGGCTATGCCGATCAGGTGGCTTCGCTCTACCGTGGCATGGATTTACGGGAGAATTACTAA